In a genomic window of Kiloniellales bacterium:
- a CDS encoding cold-shock protein, with product MATGTVKWFNLTKGYGFIQPSDGGADAFVHISAVERAGLRSLSEGQKVEYELTPGRNGKSSAENLVLID from the coding sequence GTGGCTACCGGTACTGTGAAGTGGTTCAACCTGACCAAGGGTTACGGGTTTATTCAGCCGAGCGACGGCGGCGCGGATGCCTTCGTTCATATCTCCGCCGTCGAGCGTGCGGGCCTGCGTAGCCTGAGCGAAGGCCAGAAGGTCGAATACGAGCTGACGCCAGGACGGAACGGCAAGTCCTCGGCCGAGAACCTCGTCCTGATCGACTGA
- a CDS encoding dihydrodipicolinate synthase family protein — protein MPATDSPFRGIYPMLYAYFGRDGGLDRAALRRQVAHCVEAGVQGLAVLGLATEVDKLSLEERRRLLDWTAEDLDGRLPLAVTVFGESVEAQADFLRAVEAAGADWAILQPPRRAGMSEAECLAFFSAVMATSALPVAIQNAPEYLGIGLGVESIETLRRRHDNFVLLKGEGPALTIREVIEASGEGLAVFNGRNGLELPDNLRAGCAGVIPGPETCAIQARIYELMAGGTPGGEAEAERLYREILPLLTFVMQSLQTLHCYGKRILAWQLDLGEVHDRAPALAPTAFGLDCVRRHAEALARISIETP, from the coding sequence ATGCCCGCGACGGACAGCCCCTTCCGGGGCATCTATCCCATGCTCTACGCCTACTTCGGCCGCGACGGCGGGCTCGACCGCGCAGCGCTGCGGCGCCAGGTCGCGCACTGCGTCGAGGCCGGTGTCCAGGGGCTCGCCGTGCTGGGGCTGGCGACCGAGGTCGACAAGCTGTCCCTCGAGGAGCGCCGCCGGCTGCTGGATTGGACGGCCGAGGACCTCGACGGCCGCCTGCCGCTCGCGGTGACGGTCTTCGGCGAGAGCGTCGAGGCCCAGGCCGACTTCCTGCGCGCAGTCGAGGCGGCCGGGGCCGACTGGGCGATCCTTCAGCCGCCGCGCCGGGCGGGGATGTCGGAAGCCGAGTGCCTGGCGTTCTTCTCCGCGGTCATGGCGACCAGCGCGCTGCCCGTGGCGATCCAGAACGCCCCGGAGTATCTCGGGATCGGCCTCGGGGTCGAGAGCATCGAGACCCTGCGGCGGCGGCACGACAACTTCGTCCTGCTTAAGGGCGAGGGGCCGGCGCTGACCATCCGGGAGGTGATCGAGGCCAGCGGCGAAGGGCTGGCGGTCTTCAACGGGCGCAACGGGCTCGAACTGCCGGACAACCTCAGGGCCGGCTGCGCCGGCGTCATCCCGGGGCCGGAGACCTGCGCGATCCAGGCGCGCATCTACGAGCTGATGGCCGGCGGGACGCCCGGCGGCGAGGCCGAGGCGGAGCGGCTCTACCGCGAGATCCTGCCGCTGCTCACCTTCGTCATGCAGTCGCTTCAGACCCTGCACTGCTACGGCAAGCGGATCCTGGCCTGGCAGCTGGACCTGGGCGAGGTCCACGACCGGGCCCCGGCCCTGGCGCCGACGGCCTTCGGCCTGGACTGCGTCCGGCGTCACGCCGAGGCCCTGGCGCGGATCTCGATCGAGACCCCGTAA